The following are from one region of the Zonotrichia leucophrys gambelii isolate GWCS_2022_RI chromosome 1A, RI_Zleu_2.0, whole genome shotgun sequence genome:
- the HEBP1 gene encoding heme-binding protein 1: MLGMVKNSLLSTVEAWPYRLLSKGEKDQVSYEERTYEGGKFAAVELVGKSFDEASKEGAVKLLKYVGGSNDKGVGMGMTAPVSITAFPAEDGSFQQKVKVSLRIPSQFQDSPPCPTDESIKIEERQGMTIYSTQFGGYAKEADYVSYAAKLKAALGSDAAYHKDSYLCNGYDPPMKPYGRRNEVWFVKE, from the exons ATGCTGGGCATGGTGAAGAACTCGCTGCTGAGCACGGTGGAGGCATGGCCCTACCGCCTGCTGAGCAAGGGCGAGAAG GATCAGGTCAGCTACGAGGAGAGGACGTACGAGGGCGGGAAGTTCGCGGCGGTGGAGCTGGTGGGGAAGTCGTTCGACGAAGCCTCGAAGGAAGGAGCCGTGAAGCTCCTCAAGTACGTGGGAGGAAGCAACGACAAGG GGGTTGGAATGGGCATGACTGCTCCTGTCTCCatcactgcttttcctgctgaagaTGGCTCCTTTCAGCAGAAGGTGAAAGTCTCTCTGCGGATCCCAAGCCAGTTTCAAGACAGCCCTCCGTGTCCTACTGATGAAAGCATTAAGATTGAAGAAAGACAGGGGATGACCATTTATTCCAC GCAGTTTGGTGGCTATGCCAAAGAGGCAGATTACGTGAGCTATGCTGCCAAGCTgaaggctgctctggggagtGATGCTGCCTACCACAAGGATTCCTACCTGTGCAATGGTTATGACCCGCCCATGAAGCCTTACGGACGCCGCAATGAGGTCTGGTTTGTGAAGGAGTGA